A part of Brassica rapa cultivar Chiifu-401-42 chromosome A05, CAAS_Brap_v3.01, whole genome shotgun sequence genomic DNA contains:
- the LOC103868684 gene encoding SWI/SNF-related matrix-associated actin-dependent regulator of chromatin subfamily A-like protein 1 isoform X1, with protein sequence MDDDDFDLTMEEMDALEKEALERINQNKVPNLSQGSRSLPSSLAPKPNTASAPKGEGVKVPVKILLHHSGDLAAKFPYNQSVVDAVRKIPMALWNAKERLWIFPQSSLSSAENILRQVSSVKVEVENLDPLVQRAIASASRVPDLRHLYDKIPSHIEPKLLPFQRDGIEFILQHGGRVLLADEMGLGKTLQAIAVTTCVQESWPVLIIAPSSLRLHWATMIHQWLHVPPSDIVVVLPQPGGSNKCGFTIVSSNTKGTIHLDGVFNIISYDVVTKLDKLLMALDFKVVIADESHFLKNAQAKRTTATLPVIKKAQYAILLSGTPALSRPIELFKQLEALYPDVYRNVHEYGSRYCKGGVFGIYQGASNHEELHNLMKATVMIRRLKKDVLSELPSKRRQQVFLDLAEKDMKQINALFRELKVVKAKIKDCMSEDDIKSLKFTEKQLINKIYTDSAEAKIPAVTDYLGTVLEAGCKFLVFAHHQSMLEALHQFLKKKKVGCIRIDGSTPASSRQALVSDFQGNDEIKAAVLSIRAAGVGITLTAASTVIFAELAWTPGDLIQAEDRAHRIGQVSSVNIHYLLANDTVDDIIWDVVQSKLENLGQMLDGQENALEVSSSHVMNSPLKPRNSPSKQQTLDPFLKRCKRSLYDDTEEHPTPKVPRN encoded by the exons ATGGATGATGATGACTTTGATTTGACGATGGAAGAGATGGATGCCCTTGAAAAAGAAGCTCTTGAGAGAATCAACCAGAACAAG GTTCCTAATTTATCTCAAGGGTCCAGAAGCTTACCTTCATCTCTCGCCCCTAAACCAAACACTG CCTCTGCGCCAAAAGGTGAGGGCGTTAAGGTCCCTGTGAAGATTTTGCTGCATCATAGTGGAGATCTTGCTGCAAAGTTCCCCTATAACCAG TCGGTGGTGGATGCTGTGCGTAAAATCCCTATGGCTCTTTGGAATGCTAAAGAAAG GTTATGGATCTTTCCTCAATCTTCATTGTCATCAGCAGAAAATATTCTACGACAAGTTTCCAGCGTTAAAGTTGAG GTAGAGAACTTAGATCCTCTTGTGCAACGTGCAATAGCTTCTGCCTCAAGAGTTCCAGATCTACGGC ATCTGTATGACAAGATACCAAGCCACATTGAGCCAAAGCTTCTTCCGTTTCAGCGAGATGGCATAGA GTTTATATTGCAGCACGGAGGGCGTGTGCTCCTAGCGGATGAAATGGGTCTGGGAAAGACTCTGCAG GCAATTGCTGTGACTACATGCGTTCAAGAATCTTGGCCAGTTCTGATTATTGCACCATCTTCCTTACGTTTACATTGGGCAACG ATGATTCACCAATGGCTGCATGTACCTCCGTCAGACATAGTT GTAGTTTTACCGCAACCAGGTGGATCAAACAAGTGCGGATTTACTATAGTTTCCTCGAATACAAAGGGCACAATCCATCTTGATGGTGTCTTCAACATTATCTCTTACGATGTGGTCACCAAACTGGACAAACTCCTGATGGCGTTGGACTTTAAG GTTGTCATAGCAGATGAATcacattttcttaaaaacgCTCAAGCAAAGAGGACAACTGCTACCCTTCCAGTCATAAAG AAAGCTCAATATGCAATCCTACTGAGTGGAACTCCTGCTTTATCTAGACCAATAGAGCTATTCAAACAG CTGGAAGCTCTATACCCAGATGTATATAGAAATGTTCATGAATACGGTAGCAGATACTGCAAAGGC GGAGTTTTTGGAATATATCAAGGCGCAAGCAATCATGAAGAGTTGCACAATTTGATGAAGGCAACAGTAATGATTCGAAGACTTAAAAAGGATGTCTTGTCTGAACTTCCGTCGAAACGAAGACAGCAG GTCTTCTTAGATTTAGCCGAGAAAGACATGAAGCAAATCAATGCTTTGTTTCGTGAG CTAAAGGTTGTAAAGGCAAAAATTAAGGATTGCATGTCGGAAGATGACATCAAATCTCTTAAATTTACAGAGAAGCAACTTATCAATAAG atctACACTGATTCCGCTGAAGCCAAAATCCCAGCAGTGACTGATTATCTAGGAACTGTGCTTGAG GCTGGTTGCAAATTTCTAGTATTTGCTCATCATCAGTCCATGCTTGAAGCATTACACCAGTTTCTAAAA AAAAAGAAAGTGGGCTGCATCCGGATTGATGGAAGTACCCCTGCCTCCTCTAGACAAGCATTGGTTTCAGACTTTCAGGGGAACGATGAGATAAAAGCAGCAGTA CTGTCAATACGAGCTGCTGGTGTTGGGATAACTTTGACAGCAGCAAGCACTGTTATCTTTGCGGAGTTGGCATGGACTCCAGGTGACCTGATACAGGCAGAAGATCGTGCACATAGGATTGGTCAA GTCTCCTCAGTTAACATACACTACCTTCTAGCAAATGACACTGTTGACGACATCATCTG GGATGTCGTTCAGAGCAAGCTGGAGAATCTAGGACAG ATGCTTGATGGACAAGAGAATGCTCTGGAGGTTTCATCTAGTCATGTGATGAACAGTCCACTAAAACCGAGAAACAGCCCCTCGAAGCAGCAAACTCTAGACCCGTTCTTGAAGCGCTGCAAGAGATCATTATATGATGACACTGAAGAACATCCGACGCCTAAAGTTCCCAGAAACTGA
- the LOC103868685 gene encoding CBL-interacting serine/threonine-protein kinase 17, with protein sequence MVTKEMRVGKYELGKTLGEGNSANVKLARDTVSGQSFAVKIIDKSRISRLNVSLQIKREIRTLKVLKHPNVVRLHEVLASKTNIYMVLEYVTGGDLFDRIVCEGKISEREGRKMFQQLIDGLNYCHYKGVFHRDLKLENVLLDAKGHIKITDFGRLPHVAPEVLVNKGYDGAASDIWSCGVILYAILTGCLPFDDTNLAAICRKIVKGDPPIPRWISPGAKTMIKRMLDPNPMTRITIAGIKANDWFKHDYSTPSNCHDEDDAISIQDVYEEEKTSDSPTVINAFQLIGMSLFLDLSGLFETENVSERQIRFTTNKPVVDVLDKIKTVLMEMGFCVQKKHTMLKAIQEESTRKGQGGLSVTAEVFEIIPLLNVVELRKSHGDSSLYNQLCERLSNELDT encoded by the exons ATGGTGACGAAGGAAATGCGTGTTGGAAAATACGAGCTTGGGAAGACGCTTGGTGAAGGAAACTCTGCGAATGTCAAACTCGCCAGAGATACTGTTTCAGGACAATCTTTCGCTGTCAAAATCATCGACAAGTCTCGTATCTCTCGTCTTAACGTCTCCTTGCAG ATTAAGAGAGAGATCCGCACACTCAAAGTGTTGAAGCATCCCAACGTTGTCAGATTACATGAG GTCTTAGCTAGCAAAACCAACATTTACATGGTCCTTGAATATGTCACTGGAGGAGACTTATTTGACAGAATT GTCTGCGAAGGAAAGATTTCGGAGAGAGAAGGAAGAAAAATGTTTCAGCAGTTAATTGATGGACTCAACTATTGTCATTACAAAGGCGTTTTCCACAGGGATCTCAAG CTAGAGAATGTTCTTCTTGATGCAAAGGGTCACATTAAGATCACTGACTTTGGCCGACTTCCACATGTCGCTCCTGAGGTTTTAGTCAACAAGGGCTATGATGGTGCTGCATCGGATATATGGTCATGTGGAGTAATCTTGTATGCTATTCTTACGGGATGTCTCCCTTTTGATGATACAAACCTGGCGGCTATTTGCCGGAAG ATAGTCAAAGGGGACCCCCCAATACCTAGATGGATATCACCGGGTGCTAAAACCATGATCAAGAGAATGCTTGATCCAAATCCAATGACGAGGATAACAATCGCAGGTATTAAGGCCAATGACTGGTTCAAGCATGACTACAGTACTCCGTCCAATTGCCATGATGAAGACGATGCAATCTCAATCCAAGAT GTATATGAAGAAGAGAAGACCTCTGATTCACCAACCGTCATCAATGCCTTTCAGTTGATCGGAATGTCACTGTTTCTTGACCTCTCCGGTTTGTTTGAGACAGAG AACGTGTCAGAGAGGCAGATAAGATTCACGACAAATAAGCCAGTCGTAGATGTGTTGGACAAAATCAAAACAGTCCTTATGGAGATGGGTTTCTGTGTACAAAAGAAACACACAATG TTAAAAGCAATCCAAGAAGAGAGTACTCGGAAAGGGCAAGGCGGGTTATCAGTAACGGCTGAGGTTTTCGAGATAATCCCGTTGCTGAATGTGGTTGAACTGAGAAAATCACATGGCGATTCATCTCTATATAATCAG TTGTGCGAGAGATTATCAAAC
- the LOC103868684 gene encoding SWI/SNF-related matrix-associated actin-dependent regulator of chromatin subfamily A-like protein 1 isoform X2, which translates to MDDDDFDLTMEEMDALEKEALERINQNKVPNLSQGSRSLPSSLAPKPNTGEGVKVPVKILLHHSGDLAAKFPYNQSVVDAVRKIPMALWNAKERLWIFPQSSLSSAENILRQVSSVKVEVENLDPLVQRAIASASRVPDLRHLYDKIPSHIEPKLLPFQRDGIEFILQHGGRVLLADEMGLGKTLQAIAVTTCVQESWPVLIIAPSSLRLHWATMIHQWLHVPPSDIVVVLPQPGGSNKCGFTIVSSNTKGTIHLDGVFNIISYDVVTKLDKLLMALDFKVVIADESHFLKNAQAKRTTATLPVIKKAQYAILLSGTPALSRPIELFKQLEALYPDVYRNVHEYGSRYCKGGVFGIYQGASNHEELHNLMKATVMIRRLKKDVLSELPSKRRQQVFLDLAEKDMKQINALFRELKVVKAKIKDCMSEDDIKSLKFTEKQLINKIYTDSAEAKIPAVTDYLGTVLEAGCKFLVFAHHQSMLEALHQFLKKKKVGCIRIDGSTPASSRQALVSDFQGNDEIKAAVLSIRAAGVGITLTAASTVIFAELAWTPGDLIQAEDRAHRIGQVSSVNIHYLLANDTVDDIIWDVVQSKLENLGQMLDGQENALEVSSSHVMNSPLKPRNSPSKQQTLDPFLKRCKRSLYDDTEEHPTPKVPRN; encoded by the exons ATGGATGATGATGACTTTGATTTGACGATGGAAGAGATGGATGCCCTTGAAAAAGAAGCTCTTGAGAGAATCAACCAGAACAAG GTTCCTAATTTATCTCAAGGGTCCAGAAGCTTACCTTCATCTCTCGCCCCTAAACCAAACACTG GTGAGGGCGTTAAGGTCCCTGTGAAGATTTTGCTGCATCATAGTGGAGATCTTGCTGCAAAGTTCCCCTATAACCAG TCGGTGGTGGATGCTGTGCGTAAAATCCCTATGGCTCTTTGGAATGCTAAAGAAAG GTTATGGATCTTTCCTCAATCTTCATTGTCATCAGCAGAAAATATTCTACGACAAGTTTCCAGCGTTAAAGTTGAG GTAGAGAACTTAGATCCTCTTGTGCAACGTGCAATAGCTTCTGCCTCAAGAGTTCCAGATCTACGGC ATCTGTATGACAAGATACCAAGCCACATTGAGCCAAAGCTTCTTCCGTTTCAGCGAGATGGCATAGA GTTTATATTGCAGCACGGAGGGCGTGTGCTCCTAGCGGATGAAATGGGTCTGGGAAAGACTCTGCAG GCAATTGCTGTGACTACATGCGTTCAAGAATCTTGGCCAGTTCTGATTATTGCACCATCTTCCTTACGTTTACATTGGGCAACG ATGATTCACCAATGGCTGCATGTACCTCCGTCAGACATAGTT GTAGTTTTACCGCAACCAGGTGGATCAAACAAGTGCGGATTTACTATAGTTTCCTCGAATACAAAGGGCACAATCCATCTTGATGGTGTCTTCAACATTATCTCTTACGATGTGGTCACCAAACTGGACAAACTCCTGATGGCGTTGGACTTTAAG GTTGTCATAGCAGATGAATcacattttcttaaaaacgCTCAAGCAAAGAGGACAACTGCTACCCTTCCAGTCATAAAG AAAGCTCAATATGCAATCCTACTGAGTGGAACTCCTGCTTTATCTAGACCAATAGAGCTATTCAAACAG CTGGAAGCTCTATACCCAGATGTATATAGAAATGTTCATGAATACGGTAGCAGATACTGCAAAGGC GGAGTTTTTGGAATATATCAAGGCGCAAGCAATCATGAAGAGTTGCACAATTTGATGAAGGCAACAGTAATGATTCGAAGACTTAAAAAGGATGTCTTGTCTGAACTTCCGTCGAAACGAAGACAGCAG GTCTTCTTAGATTTAGCCGAGAAAGACATGAAGCAAATCAATGCTTTGTTTCGTGAG CTAAAGGTTGTAAAGGCAAAAATTAAGGATTGCATGTCGGAAGATGACATCAAATCTCTTAAATTTACAGAGAAGCAACTTATCAATAAG atctACACTGATTCCGCTGAAGCCAAAATCCCAGCAGTGACTGATTATCTAGGAACTGTGCTTGAG GCTGGTTGCAAATTTCTAGTATTTGCTCATCATCAGTCCATGCTTGAAGCATTACACCAGTTTCTAAAA AAAAAGAAAGTGGGCTGCATCCGGATTGATGGAAGTACCCCTGCCTCCTCTAGACAAGCATTGGTTTCAGACTTTCAGGGGAACGATGAGATAAAAGCAGCAGTA CTGTCAATACGAGCTGCTGGTGTTGGGATAACTTTGACAGCAGCAAGCACTGTTATCTTTGCGGAGTTGGCATGGACTCCAGGTGACCTGATACAGGCAGAAGATCGTGCACATAGGATTGGTCAA GTCTCCTCAGTTAACATACACTACCTTCTAGCAAATGACACTGTTGACGACATCATCTG GGATGTCGTTCAGAGCAAGCTGGAGAATCTAGGACAG ATGCTTGATGGACAAGAGAATGCTCTGGAGGTTTCATCTAGTCATGTGATGAACAGTCCACTAAAACCGAGAAACAGCCCCTCGAAGCAGCAAACTCTAGACCCGTTCTTGAAGCGCTGCAAGAGATCATTATATGATGACACTGAAGAACATCCGACGCCTAAAGTTCCCAGAAACTGA